CGGCTCCCAGTAGCAGCGCTCCAATGGAAAGGATACCAGAACCACAACCAATATCTGCAATTACCAGATGTTTATGTTTGCCACTATTACCTACAAATGACTGAGGAACTTCACTCAGCCGCATTTCTAGGGATTCCAAACATAGCTGAGTGGTGGCATGGTTGCCCGTACCAAATGCTACACCTGGGTCAAGACGAATTACCAACCGTTCTGTTGTTTCTGGTAATGGTAGCCACGCGGGGTTAATTAGGAAGCGATCGCCGATTTCTTGGGGATGCCAATATTGTTTCCAGCTAGTTGCCCAATCTTCCTCATCAATTAACTGCCATTGCAGAGAGGGAGATGAAACTCCTACACAAAGGGCATCTTGACGCAGCCACAGCGATAGCGCTGCCAAATCTAGTAGCTGTGTTTGAATTGTCGATAAATAAGCCCTAACTAAAGATGAATTTCCTTTGTTTTCACTAGCTGTTCCACGACAGCCAAAATCTTCCAGTCGCCAAAAGATCGAATCTTCTAGGTCTGGCTCACATAAAATCTGTAGTTCCCACCAGGTGTTTGCCATCTTTTAGTGCTGAGTGCTGAGTGCTGAGGAGTGCTGAGTGCTGAGTATGAGAGAGTTATGAGTTTTAAGTTATGAGTTAGGAGTTTTCGTTTTTAACTTTTAACTCCTCACTATTCACTCCTAACTTTTCTTGACTCAGCACGGGCTAAACCTTAGCTATCCGCTAACGTTACTCAGCACTCAGAACTCATAGTGTTACTGTATATGCGTCCCGAATACCAGGGACTTTTATAATCTCATCTAAAATGCCCTCTGGTAAAGGGTCATCTATACTCAGAGCCATTACCGCATCACCACGGACGATTTTACGGCCTACTTGCATACTGGCAATATTCACATTAAAACTGCCGAGTAAAGAACCAAGTTTGCCGATAATCCCTGGCATATCGCGGTGCAGGGTAAACAGCATATATTTGCTGGGTGGGACGTTAATGGGGAAACCGTCAACATCAGTTAGGTGGATTTCCCGTTCACCCAGCAAAGCACCTGTGACAGAATGAGTACCCAAAGTACCCGTGGCTTCTAGATGAAGCGTTCCGGCATAGTCTCGAATAGAAGCATCGCGGGTTTCAATTACCCGAATTCCGCGTTCTTTGGCTTCTATGCTGGCATTAACGTAATTTACCCGTTCCCGCAAAGCTTGGTAAAGTAATCCTTTGAGGGCAGCTACTACCAAAGGCTGACTTTTGTTGGTTGCGAGTTCGCCTTGCAGACGAATATTGAGTACTTCCACCCGTCCGCCAGCTAGCTGTCCTACTAGATTACCTAGAGTTTCTGCTAGTTGCATGTATGGTTTGAGTTCTTCCAACACATCGGGGCCGAGTCCGGGAATGTTGACGGCTGAACGCGCTGGTAGTCCTAAAAGTACATCCCGAATTTGTTCGGCAACATCAATCGCCACATTTACTTGAGCTTCTGCGGTAGAGGCTCCCAAGTGGGGGGTGAGGATAACTTCTTTGCCTAGCGATCGCAATTCTGATTCACCCAGTGGTTCTGACTCGAACACATCCAGGGCTGCACCGCCTATTTTTCCCGCTTTTAGAGCTGCTGCTAAAGCTACTTCATCAATGATCCCACCACGAGCGCAGTTGATAATCCGGGCTGTGGGTTTCATTTTTGCCAGGGTTGTGGCATTGATTAAGTGGGTAGTCTCTGGAGTTTTCGGGATGTGTAGGGTGATATAGTCTGCTTGCTGGAAGAGTAAATCTAGCTCCACCAACTGACAGCCAATTTGTTCAGCTCGTTCTGTAGAAATAAAAGGGTCATAAGCTAAGAGTTTCATCCCCATTGTCTTAGCTACAGCCGCAACATGGGAGCCAATTTTACCCAAACCGACAACGCCGAGAGTTTTTTTGTAGACTTCCGCGCCGACAAAGCTATTGCGATCCCACGCGCCGCGTTTCACCGAAGCGTTAGCATCCGGGATGTGGCGAGACAAAGCCAAAATCATTGCTAGTGCGTGTTCGGCGGCGGCAATTGTGTTTCCCTCTGGAGAATTGACTACTACAATTCCCCGGCGTGTGGCTGCGGGAACATCCACATTATCCACACCCACGCCAGCACGACCGATGATTTTTAGCTGAGTGCCGGCTTCAATGATTTCTTGAGTGACCCGCGTACTAGAGCGAATCATCAGTGCGTCATATTCACCAATAATTTCGAGCAGTTGGGCTGGTTTTAGACCTATTTTGACATCAACAGTAGCAACTTGCGAAAGAATGTCAATTCCAGCTTGGTCAATAGAATCAGAGACAAGAACCTTAGACATGATTACTTCATTTAAAGCTACAGGTTTTGCTGCACAAGACTTTTTAGTTTAGTCTTTATCTGTCGCAATTCAGCAAAAATTATTCGTTTTAATATCAACTTAACCTTTACTTACGCTACGTGCTGATGGTATCGAAGCGTAAGTTGCTCCCGGTGGGTACGGCCTCCTAAGTATTTGAAGATGAGTGGCTGTTTGCACAACCCTGTCGCTAAATATAAAGCATTAATAGCACTAAGCACTTATATATTTATTAATAGTTAAGAGTTACTCAAATCTTATCAGCTTCAGCAATTTTCTTGGTGGGGTAGAAACGCTTGCATTGTTGGCTGGGCTGCAACTTTAGCTGAGGCAATGCTCTGCACAACTAAGAAATGAGCTAGTAACTATTTTATCTGTAGAATCTTAGTTATTTATCAATACCACAAGTGGTATCACTTAGTCAAAATAAAATATTTACATCATCAAGATTATCGGATCGGAATAAGTAGGTAGACGTAAATCCTAATCATTAATCTACGTGCGTTACCAAACAGCCCTTTTGTAGATATTGCTAGTGGAGAAATCGCTATAATTCTGATGAGCCAAATAGAGCCAAATATCCTTTGATTTTTGGGGAAACCAGCGATGTTAAACTACAACTTGCCAAGGCACTTGCCCTCAGCCGAGGAACTACCAGATTCTGATGAAACGCCCGTGGATAATGAACTGCAAGAATTGATACCAGGTTTGCTGAAGGCGATCCTGCTGCTACTTTGGGCAGAACGTATGGACTGGCTATTTGCCATAGATATGGGTATTTATTATCACCCCGATAAACCGCCCATTGTGCCAGATGGGTTTTTGAGCTTAGGGGTAGAGCGGTTTTATGATGAAGAGTTGCGTCCCAGTTATGTACTGTGGGATGAAAATGTTGTACCGATTTTCGTGCTAGAAGTAGTTTCTCAAAATTATCGCAAGGAATACACGACTAAATTGGATGAATATGAGGCTTTGGGTGTACTTTACTATGTGATTTATTCCTCTCGTCGCCGCCGCAAACCTCATCTGGAAGTACATAAGTTAGTTAATGGTAAGTATGAATTGCAAGAGGGAAACCCCGTTTGGCTACCAGAAATTGGTTTAGGAATTGGTTGCGAAAGAGGAAATTATTGTGGCGTAACGCGGGAATGGATGTATTGGTATGATGAGCAAGGACAACGATATCTCACGCCCGCAGAACAAGTAAAACAAGAAGTACAACGCGCTCAACAAGAAGCACAACGCGCTCAACAAGAAGCACAACGCGCTCAACAAGAAGCACAACGCGCTCAACAAGAAGCACAACGCGCTCAACAAGAAGCGCAACGCGCTAATGTCGCAGAACAACGGGTTCAACAGTTGGCGGAACAATTAAGAGCGCTGGGAATAGATCCAGATAATCTGGTCTAACTGAAATATTTTGCAATATTTTCAACAAAACCTAAAAATTAGGTTTTGTTAGATTTCTGTATTTTTTCATAAATGATTGTTGAAATTTCTACATCTCATCAATTAGATTGCACACGCTTGATGCAATTGCGCCCATGTAATTTAGCAGCATATAGCGCTTGATCCACTACTTGCAATAACTCATCAGTGGTTTTTCCATGATCTGGAAACACACCCACTCCACCCGAAACTGTTGTATGTATTTGTTTACCTCCAGATTCCAACTGTGCAGCTTGAAAGGATAACCGGATCTGTTCGGCGTGCTGATATGCTTTCTCCTGTGTTAGTCCAGGTAAAGCCAATACAAACTCCTCACCACCATATCTACACACAATGTTTTGAGAATCACTATAGTTGCGAAGAAGGTCTGCAAATACCTGAATGACGCGATCGCCAGCTTGATGACCGAATGTATCATTAATATTTTTAAAATAATCAATATCCATAATTATCAAGGCAACTCGATCGGAATCCCGCATTGCTCGTATTAGTTCTTTTGGGAATATCTCATCAAAATAACGCCGATTAAACAAGCCTGTCAGTCCGTCCCGCATAGCCTGTTCTCTTAACTGAACCTGTAATGTTTGAATTTCAAGTACCTGTTTGTGCAAATATTCATTCGCCTGTCGCAGTTCCGATTCAGCCTGATAACGTTGAGTAATGTCACGCAAAACAAGTAAACGGCCTGTTAACTGCTTGCGTCGATTGTGTAATGAGGTAATTAGTAACTCTACATAACAAGGAGTTACCGAATCTATGAATATCTCTATTTTGACGCTTTCATAAGTATGGTACAGTCTGACTATTTCTGGCCATTGTGCCAGAACTTGAGCAGCAGGCTGTCCAATATCCTGTTTTTTCACCCCAATCAGATGTTTTAAAGCCAGATTAAAGTCAATAATCCGGTTTTTGGCATCCAATACCAGCACACCGTCACTCATATTCTCAATCAACGTGTCTCTAGCTACAGGAACGAGGTCAAACATTCGAAAGCGAGAAAGGCTAACAAAATAGAACAGTCCGGCCAGCATAAAACTCATGGGAGTAATATTTAGACCAGGCGGAGTGAGGCGGAGCATATACAAGCTAGCGCCTAATATTGGTAATACTGCACCGACTAATGCCATGCTTGACTGCCGACGAGACAGAACTGATGGCACTAAGGCTTTCTGAATAAGCATTACTACCCCTGTAAGCGTGTAGAGGTAAACACAGATCATGATCCAAAAAAAACCAAGATTATGTTGATAAATCACAAAATTAGTTCCTTTGGGATCTGGCAAAAAGCCAGACCAGACTAAACCATGCCATTCGTTTGTTGCCACCAAAATCATATTGAAGGTAGGGATAGCCCATAGCAACGCTGTATTTCGAGGCGTTAACCAACGATTTTTATTCGTGAAGTGCATTGCAAATATGAGGAAGAGTGTAATTACGCTGCCGGAGCCGACATACTCCAGCTTTGACCAAAATATTTTTTCTCGGAGCATAATTGCTCCTGCTTCCATTGCTGCAACTGTAGCGTATCCTGCGATCGCTAACATCATCGAAATAAAAGGCTTGCTAGCCAAAGAAATTGAGCGACGTTGCCAAGCTGCAAACGCAACAGTAACTGAGATGATTACAGTAATGCTCAGAATAACAAAGTAGAGATTGTACTGAAAAAGCATGGTGACGATGCACTTAAGAGATGATCTCAACCTTATGAGATAAGTTTGAGCAAGTCATGATGTTCCAGTAATTTTTATAATTACTTGAAAGTGGTTAAGTTACAGCAGAATTTGGAATCCTGCATAATTACAGAAAAACTATTGTTTTTTAGGAATAACGTTCCTGATTCCACTTTTAGCAGAGACAGTATCACCTTTGTAGCGAGGGATGATATGAATACTGGCGTGCATAATATTTTGACCTGCGGCTCTATTGATGTTCATTCCTACATTAAAGCCATCAGGCTCAAATTCACTTTTGATAATTTCTTGTACTTTGTTCACCATAAACCAGCAAGCAGATTGCTCTTTAAATGGGAGTTCAAAATAGCTGCTAACATGACGTTTAGGAATAATTAGAACATGTCCTTTAATTATTGGATAGCCATCAAAAATAGCATAAGCAGTTGCTGACTCAGTTAATAGTCTGAGAGTTTTATGGGGATTACAGAATATACAATAGTTAGATGAATTTCGCTGATGATTATAGTGGACATACTCATATACTTCCCGATATTCATCTAAGCAAATTGAAGTAAAGGGAAGTTTTGCAATACACTGATAAGTAGGTTTTTTATGAATATAATGTTCTCGAAACCCTTCTTTTCTAATATCCCTTCTCACAGCATAATAAGCTTTTCCTCCTGGTTTTAATAAGTGCGATATTTCCATTAAGACATTAGTTTGTTCTTCGGGAAATAAAACATTTAAAACATAAAAGCAAATTATTGTATCAAATTTATTATCAGGATATTCTGGAAAATAATAAGGGTCATAGCCTGTAATATCACAACCTTTTTGGCGCAATATTTTAACATCATTACCAAAGCCACAACCAAAGTCTAGTATTTTGCCTTGGAGAAGGTTTTGATTTAATAAAAACTGTGCCGGAAATGATAGATAACTTCTTTCGATCGCAGTAAGATGACTGAACTGATTTTTTTGCTGTTTCATAGAATTT
The Nostoc punctiforme PCC 73102 genome window above contains:
- a CDS encoding Uma2 family endonuclease translates to MLNYNLPRHLPSAEELPDSDETPVDNELQELIPGLLKAILLLLWAERMDWLFAIDMGIYYHPDKPPIVPDGFLSLGVERFYDEELRPSYVLWDENVVPIFVLEVVSQNYRKEYTTKLDEYEALGVLYYVIYSSRRRRKPHLEVHKLVNGKYELQEGNPVWLPEIGLGIGCERGNYCGVTREWMYWYDEQGQRYLTPAEQVKQEVQRAQQEAQRAQQEAQRAQQEAQRAQQEAQRAQQEAQRANVAEQRVQQLAEQLRALGIDPDNLV
- a CDS encoding histidine kinase N-terminal 7TM domain-containing protein; translation: MLFQYNLYFVILSITVIISVTVAFAAWQRRSISLASKPFISMMLAIAGYATVAAMEAGAIMLREKIFWSKLEYVGSGSVITLFLIFAMHFTNKNRWLTPRNTALLWAIPTFNMILVATNEWHGLVWSGFLPDPKGTNFVIYQHNLGFFWIMICVYLYTLTGVVMLIQKALVPSVLSRRQSSMALVGAVLPILGASLYMLRLTPPGLNITPMSFMLAGLFYFVSLSRFRMFDLVPVARDTLIENMSDGVLVLDAKNRIIDFNLALKHLIGVKKQDIGQPAAQVLAQWPEIVRLYHTYESVKIEIFIDSVTPCYVELLITSLHNRRKQLTGRLLVLRDITQRYQAESELRQANEYLHKQVLEIQTLQVQLREQAMRDGLTGLFNRRYFDEIFPKELIRAMRDSDRVALIIMDIDYFKNINDTFGHQAGDRVIQVFADLLRNYSDSQNIVCRYGGEEFVLALPGLTQEKAYQHAEQIRLSFQAAQLESGGKQIHTTVSGGVGVFPDHGKTTDELLQVVDQALYAAKLHGRNCIKRVQSN
- the serA gene encoding phosphoglycerate dehydrogenase, translated to MSKVLVSDSIDQAGIDILSQVATVDVKIGLKPAQLLEIIGEYDALMIRSSTRVTQEIIEAGTQLKIIGRAGVGVDNVDVPAATRRGIVVVNSPEGNTIAAAEHALAMILALSRHIPDANASVKRGAWDRNSFVGAEVYKKTLGVVGLGKIGSHVAAVAKTMGMKLLAYDPFISTERAEQIGCQLVELDLLFQQADYITLHIPKTPETTHLINATTLAKMKPTARIINCARGGIIDEVALAAALKAGKIGGAALDVFESEPLGESELRSLGKEVILTPHLGASTAEAQVNVAIDVAEQIRDVLLGLPARSAVNIPGLGPDVLEELKPYMQLAETLGNLVGQLAGGRVEVLNIRLQGELATNKSQPLVVAALKGLLYQALRERVNYVNASIEAKERGIRVIETRDASIRDYAGTLHLEATGTLGTHSVTGALLGEREIHLTDVDGFPINVPPSKYMLFTLHRDMPGIIGKLGSLLGSFNVNIASMQVGRKIVRGDAVMALSIDDPLPEGILDEIIKVPGIRDAYTVTL
- the prmA gene encoding 50S ribosomal protein L11 methyltransferase translates to MANTWWELQILCEPDLEDSIFWRLEDFGCRGTASENKGNSSLVRAYLSTIQTQLLDLAALSLWLRQDALCVGVSSPSLQWQLIDEEDWATSWKQYWHPQEIGDRFLINPAWLPLPETTERLVIRLDPGVAFGTGNHATTQLCLESLEMRLSEVPQSFVGNSGKHKHLVIADIGCGSGILSIGALLLGAEKVYAVDNDPLAVQSTISNGLLNDISSERLLPALGSVDVLTKLLEKPVDGIVCNILAHVIIELIPEMSAIAKPETWAIFSGILLEQSKAVADALEQNGWVVATLWKRKEWCCLNVRRS
- a CDS encoding HIT family protein, which produces MKQQKNQFSHLTAIERSYLSFPAQFLLNQNLLQGKILDFGCGFGNDVKILRQKGCDITGYDPYYFPEYPDNKFDTIICFYVLNVLFPEEQTNVLMEISHLLKPGGKAYYAVRRDIRKEGFREHYIHKKPTYQCIAKLPFTSICLDEYREVYEYVHYNHQRNSSNYCIFCNPHKTLRLLTESATAYAIFDGYPIIKGHVLIIPKRHVSSYFELPFKEQSACWFMVNKVQEIIKSEFEPDGFNVGMNINRAAGQNIMHASIHIIPRYKGDTVSAKSGIRNVIPKKQ